A genome region from Panicum virgatum strain AP13 chromosome 4K, P.virgatum_v5, whole genome shotgun sequence includes the following:
- the LOC120703829 gene encoding serine-threonine kinase receptor-associated protein-like: MEKKKVAIPLVCHGHSRPVVDLFYSPVTPDGYFLISASKDTNPMLRNGETGDWIGTFQGHKGAVWSCCLDRNALRAASASADFSAKVWDALTGDELHSFEHKHIVRACAFSEDTHLLLTGGMEKTLRVYDMNRPDAAPRELDKSPGSVRTVAWLHSDQTILSSCTDMGGVRLWDVRTGKIVQTLETKASVTSAEVSQDGRFITTADGSSVKFWDANHFGLVKSYDMPCNVESASLEPKSGSKFVAGGEDLWVHVFDFFTGEEITCNKGHHGPVHCVRFAPGGESYASGSEDGTIRIWQLSPPNADDSEAANGKATAGVNEVTTKIEGFHIPKEGQTEG; encoded by the exons atggagaagaagaaggtggCGATCCCGCTCGTGTGCCACGGCCACTCGCGGCCCGTGGTGGACCTCTTCTACAGCCCCGTCACGCCCGACGGCTACTTCCTCATCAGCGCCAGCAAGG ATACAAACCCAATGCTTCGTAATGGTGAGACCGGTGACTGGATTGGGACATTTCAAGGTCATAAAGGAGCTGTTTGGAGCTGTTGTCTTGACAGAAATGCTCTGCGTGCTGCATCTGCATCTGCTGACTTCTCAGC TAAAGTATGGGATGCACTGACTGGTGATGAGCTACATTCATTTGAACACAAGCATATAGTACGGGCCTGTGCCTTTTCTGAG GATACCCACCTGTTACTCACTGGAGGCATGGAGAAGACTTTGCGTGTGTATGACATGAACCGCCCTGATGCAGCTCCAAGAGAGCTTGACAAATCACCTGGTTCTGTCCGAACTGTTGCTTGGCTTCATAGTGACCAAACTATATTGAGTTCCTGCACTGATATGGGTGGAGTAAG GTTATGGGATGTGAGAACTGGAAAAATTGTCCAAACTCTTGAAACCAAGGCTTCTGTCACTAGTGCAGAAGTAAGCCAGGATGGCAGGTTCATCACTACAGCTGATGGCTCAAGTGTAAAATTTTGGGATGCAAATCA CTTTGGTCTTGTTAAAAGCTATGATATGCCCTGCAATGTGGAGTCAGCTTCACTTGAACCAAAGTCTGGGAGTAAATTTGTCGCTGGAGGAGAAGATTTGTGGGTTCATGTATTTGATTTCTTCACTGGTGAAGAAATAA CTTGTAACAAAGGGCATCACGGTCCAGTCCACTGCGTCCGGTTCGCACCTGGTGGTGAATCATATGCATCAGGGTCAGAAGATGGCACCATCCGGATCTGGCAGCTTAGCCCCCCTAATGCTGATGACAGTGAGGCGGCCAATGGCAAGGCAACTGCTGGGGTGAATGAGGTTACAACCAAGATCGAAGGCTTCCACATCCCCAAGGAGGGGCAGACCGAGGGGTAG
- the LOC120703831 gene encoding 26S proteasome regulatory subunit 8 homolog A-like: MATVAMDVSQPSALPAAGAKAASAAAKKGSGVGEGLGRYYKHHIHDLRLAIPQRENDLGRQKAQRNAINSQVKFCREELNLLQEPASHVGEVVKVMSTSKVLVKVHPEGKYVVDVDKSIDITKLTPSTRVALRSGSYMLHVILPSKVDPLVNLMKVEKVPDSTYDMIGGLDQQIKEIKEVIELPIKHPELFESLGIAQPKGVILYGPPGTGKTLLARAVAHHTDCTFIRVSGSELVQKYIGEGSRMVRELFVMAREHAPSIIFMDEIDSIGSARMGSGGGGGDSEVQRTMLELLNQLDGFESTNKIKVLMATNRMDILDQALLRPGRIDRKIEFPNPSETSRVDILKIHSRRMNLMRDIDLKKIAVKMNGASGAELKAVCTEAGMFALRERRVHVTQEDFEMAVAKVMKKDTEKNMSLRKLWK, encoded by the exons ATGGCGACGGTGGCGATGGACGTCTCGCAGCCCTCGGcgctgccggcggccggcgccaaggcggcatcggcggcggcgaagaaggGGAGTGGCGTGGGAGAGGGGCTGGGGCGGTACTACAAGCATCACATCCACGACCTTCGCCTCGCGATCCCGCAGAGGGAAAACGACCTCGGCCGCCAGAAGGCCCAGCGCAACGCCATCAACTCCCAAG TTAAGTTTTGCCGGGAAGAGTTGAATCTGCTTCAAGAACCGGCTTCACATGTTGGTGAGGTTGTGAAGGTGATGAGCACGTCAAAGGTTCTAGTGAAG GTGCATCCAGAAGGCAAATATGTCGTAGATGTTGATAAAAGTATAGATATTACGAAGCTCACGCCTTCCACAAGAGTTGCTCTTCGAAGCGGCAGCTATATGCTTCATGTTATCCTGCCTAGTAAAGTAGATCCATTAGTTAatcttatgaaggttgagaaggtTCCCGATTCTACATATGATATGATTGGCGGTCTTGAtcagcaaatcaaagagatcaaggAG GTAATCGAGCTTCCAATTAAGCATCCAGAGTTGTTCGAGAGTCTTGGGATTGCCCAACCAAAG GGTGTCATTCTCTATGGCCCTCCAGGTACTGGAAAAACTTTACTTGCACGTGCGGTTGCTCATCACACAGACTGCACCTTCATTAGGGTGTCAGGTTCTGAGTTGGTTCAGAAGTACATTGGAGAGGGTTCCCGGATGGTTCGCGAACTTTTTGTGATGGCTAG GGAACATGCACCATCCATTATATTTATGGACGAAATAGACTCCATTGGATCTGCTAGGATGGGGtcaggaggtggcggtggtgaCAGTGAGGTTCAGCGAACCATGCTTGAGCTTCTGAACCAACTTGATGGTTTTGAATCAACAAACAAGATTAAGGTTCTTATGGCAACAAACAGGATGGACATATTGGATCAAGCCCTCCTGAGGCCTGGTCGCATTGACAGGAAGATTGAATTTCCAAATCCGAGTGAAACT TCTCGCGTTGATATTCTGAAAATCCACTCCAGAAGGATGAACTTGATGCGTGACATTGATCTGAAAAAGATCGCTGTGAAGATGAATGGAGCATCAGGAGCAGAGCTGAAG GCTGTTTGCACAGAAGCGGGAATGTTTGCCCTTCGCGAGAGAAGGGTGCACGTCACCCAGGAGGATTTCGAGATGGCAGTGGCGAAGGTGATGAAGAAGGATACAGAGAAGAACATGTCCCTGCGGAAACTGTGGAAGTGA